CCTTTTCAATATACAAAGACTTTTGACCGAGTGGAAAAACAAGGAAGAAAGAACCTTTATATAGtttcattaattataatacGACTGAGCATACATGAATGAGAGGGAACATGTAATTCTTATGATTgtctttattatatatgcTATATATCtgaatcaattttttattttacttaGTTATATTTTTACCGCCCATATGATAACATGTCATGTGCGGCACTTTATCATAATTTTCTGCTGGATTACATTGCATATTTAACctaataaataatacaaacCGATGTAAATCATACAATATGTTCTTGAtgttaaatttaaaaataagaCAAACACAAAAACACAGACACAAAAAACAGATAAAACATACAAAATTCATAATACTCTTACAGTTCTGCTGGTCACTAAGGGCGCTGAAAGTGCGAAATGtgttttttataattttaaggTTGTCAAGTGATCTTGTTGGGGGGAAGAAGTGGACTGGACTGGAACGGAGTGGAGAGAAGGGAAGGGACGGacaatttattagaaaGAATCTGTCTCTTGCACACAGTAAACAGACCACATGATGGTTTTTGTTGGAACATATTCGATATATGTGTGACGGTCTTTCCAGTTGGTAGGTATGATTTACAGGATGAGAGACAATCAGCAGTGGAATCGACGTACACGCGCAGGTTTGCTATCTTTGTGTGGCAAAACAGTAGGGACAGCGAGAGACACGGGCGTGTACAGTAACTCCAAGTGCAACGTGATGTAAATGAGTCGATCAAACAGATACCTGTGCATCCATGCGTTCATCTCTCTGGAGTGGAGGAAATGTTGGAGCACGTCTCCTGTTGTATACACTTTATGTGTTGTTTTGCTTTTCAGCAATTTCGTTGCCAACAAGATGTGTCTAATCCAGTGCGTGCATGTCTGTGTGCCGATGCAGTTGGCTTTTTATTGTGTTACTCAACAAATTCTCAGGCGGGCACGAAGTTGGAGTTAATCTCCGAGAAAAGACAATCAAAGTAGAGTACAGGAAATGAAGTCTcgctttctttttttttagGGGCGTTACCACTTTTTGGTTTCTTGTATGTTTGCCAAGAGAGAAACCGCCGTGCGAACACCACGACTCGAAGGTGATTTAACTGACAATACGATTCTCtattttcttgttttaTCTGTTTATGTTTGTTCGGAATGTCAACCATTTCGAAAAAATCCAACAGATTTTTGTTGTGGAATATTGCCAGAAAGGGATTTAACTAGCTTAAATGAAAGAATTGCATTAAACCCGGAAAATAGAACATACAGTTGGTCAACAGGGCGCTTATCACTAGATGGTCTCTCTTTAGGTATAAGTCAATCAATCAGTTGTTACCCTTCTGCAAGTCAGGTGGgctaaataaaaatgtcgttttgtttttgttgtttttcGTTTCGATTTTTGTAAAAGTCGGGGATAGTACAATTGTCTTGGTGATTATCACTTTTTTGTTGAGTgagataaatatttacaacGAAATAACAGGATGAATGGATATAACAGAGAGATCGACATTCTCAAATTTTCCTGTTAAATCCATTCTGTTATTTTAAATCACCTGACTTAACGGAGAGCGAATTGAACCAAAGCTAAATCAAAACTGCattgaattcaatttatattgCATTAACGGAAGATACAGTAACTTCaaaaaactaaaattaGGGAAGCTCTCTCTCCATTTACTGATCTATATATTGAAACgtttatattatcatcttTAAAGGTACACAAGCACAAACCCTCAATATTAACTATCATTTGTTATCGCTGCGATTATAATATCTAGtagtttaataaaataaaggtTTGCATATTCAGTCATTATGGGTTGGTTATTTGGCGATAACCGAAAGAAAGTCAATACTAGACAAGAAAGAGAGAAATGCTGGGAATCTAgagatttattttttggttgtttagataaaaataatattctcGATGTGAGAACTGAGAAAAACTCTAAACTCGCTAAATCGGCTTGTTCAGCTGAGTTGAAAggttttgaaaataattgcTCCAATAGTTggattaaatatttcaaagaGAAAAGAGTTGTAGACttcaaaaagaagaaaatcgAACAAGAAATGATAGAAAATAACATCCAGCCACTAAATTTATCACCACAACAATACAATTCaatgcaaaaaaaataaatataattagaACAGcttgtaaataaaatcatgAAGAATTCATTGAAACATTAAAAACGTGTACAGAAGgagatatttttataaattcatatattatttatagtttgtttttttttttggtcatattttgtaattttattaaacttCGAAAACTTCGATGTTTGCTTTAGCACCATTCTTGGCAGTGACGACACAGAATGCACCGCCTCCAGCGCCATCGGCAGATTGTGTGGAGTTCACAGCATTGATATCTTGAGAACTTGGGTCGATTGAACATGGTAAACCTTCACACTGGGATGGGTCATCACAAGTGATTCTCACACCATATGAAGGCTTGACGTTCTTGAATGGAGAAGTGTCCTCCAAGTAGACAGGATTCCAGCCGATCTTGACAAAAGTGTTCTGGTTGTCATCCATGTTGGCACCAGCAACATAAGGAGCCCAGTTACCCCATGGGTTAGCGGTACTGCCCCACTTACAACCATCGTCGACGCTGACACCTGGTGGGTTGACGTAGAAATGAGATGCAGTGGAAGCCCAGTAATCTGTACCCGGGACAGCAAGAACGGAGTCGGAGTTGCTGCCAACTAAGGTTGGAATCAGCATTTCTTCGTTACCGGGTAGAACCGTCTGACAAAAAGCGACGTCGCTGCCAGCTTGATTTTTGGCGATGAATGTACCTTTACCGTCGTAACAGTAATCTTTCTCAGGGAATGGCTTTTGTAAAACACCATTATCGTCACAGTATAAACCACCATATTGAGAGCCAGGGTATGTGTAAGAAGTAACCTCTGGGTCCCATTGGGCCATCAACTGACCTGGCTTACATGCATATGGACACCAGGAACCGTAGGAACATTGTTGGTCGTAATGCATAGCCCAGCCAGCATTGGTACCGCTCGTTTGAACGGCCACCATACCTTCCTCGGAAGGGAAGGCACAAGTACCACCACGTCTATCAACATGGTCGTGCTTGTGGTGGGAATCGGCTTCAGGTAATGGAGAACCTCTAGCAAAGTTGATAAAGGAAATCAAACTGATAAAACTAATTCTAGATAGCACCATTTTGTATTcgaaaaaaaatgaatgaatgaatGTACTAAGTTGggtaaaataatataaattaaaaatgaatgaCTAGCCTTGTTGGAGTGGCTTGaatttttagtttttgTATGTCTTTATTTGGTGGTTATTGTTAACTATGACTTCTGTCGCTGTAACACTAAATGCAAACTTACGTATTTTTGAgctttttaattaaaataatagaagTAATGAAAgttgatataatataatctaaAATGGACTATCGATTTATATACGGTTGATTTCATAAATTT
The window above is part of the Tetrapisispora phaffii CBS 4417 chromosome 7, complete genome genome. Proteins encoded here:
- the TPHA0G01110 gene encoding uncharacterized protein (similar to Saccharomyces cerevisiae YMR244W; ancestral locus Anc_8.793), encoding MVLSRISFISLISFINFARGSPLPEADSHHKHDHVDRRGGTCAFPSEEGMVAVQTSGTNAGWAMHYDQQCSYGSWCPYACKPGQLMAQWDPEVTSYTYPGSQYGGLYCDDNGVLQKPFPEKDYCYDGKGTFIAKNQAGSDVAFCQTVLPGNEEMLIPTLVGSNSDSVLAVPGTDYWASTASHFYVNPPGVSVDDGCKWGSTANPWGNWAPYVAGANMDDNQNTFVKIGWNPVYLEDTSPFKNVKPSYGVRITCDDPSQCEGLPCSIDPSSQDINAVNSTQSADGAGGGAFCVVTAKNGAKANIEVFEV
- the COA6 gene encoding Coa6p (similar to Saccharomyces cerevisiae YMR244C-A; ancestral locus Anc_8.795) — translated: MGWLFGDNRKKVNTRQEREKCWESRDLFFGCLDKNNILDVRTEKNSKLAKSACSAELKGFENNCSNSWIKYFKEKRVVDFKKKKIEQEMIENNIQPLNLSPQQYNSMQKK